Proteins encoded by one window of Acidimicrobiia bacterium:
- a CDS encoding NAD(P)H-quinone oxidoreductase, with product MRALTIADGGRLAVEDRERPRPGPGEVLVRVHGAGLNRADLLQRAGRYPPPTDAPPDVPGLEFAGVVEETGPGVTEPAAGDRVFGIVGGGAQAEYVRTRAEHCAAVPESLDLRLAGGVPETFMTAHDALVTQARLQPGERVLVHAVGSGVGTAVVQLASAWKCPTVGTARHRSKLEAADGLGLTRGVLAPSPFDAHALAQQITEVAGPCDVTIDLVGGSYLETDVHAAAPRGRIVLVGTLAGGSSAFPILVAMGKRLTVMGTVLRARSNAEKAEVTDAFAVDVAPLLGDGGIAPVVDEIVPLADAERAYERLASDETFGKVILDCT from the coding sequence GTGCGAGCGCTGACGATCGCCGACGGCGGGCGGCTGGCCGTCGAGGACCGCGAGCGGCCCCGGCCGGGCCCCGGCGAGGTCCTCGTCCGGGTCCACGGGGCCGGTCTGAACCGGGCCGACCTGCTCCAGCGGGCGGGCCGGTACCCACCGCCGACCGACGCGCCGCCCGACGTGCCCGGGCTGGAGTTCGCCGGCGTCGTCGAGGAGACGGGCCCGGGCGTGACCGAGCCGGCGGCCGGCGACCGCGTGTTCGGGATCGTCGGCGGCGGGGCGCAGGCGGAGTACGTCCGGACCCGGGCCGAGCACTGTGCCGCGGTGCCGGAGAGCCTCGACCTGCGCCTCGCCGGGGGTGTCCCCGAGACGTTCATGACCGCGCACGACGCGCTGGTCACGCAGGCCCGCCTGCAGCCCGGCGAGCGCGTGCTCGTGCACGCGGTCGGGTCCGGTGTCGGGACCGCGGTCGTGCAGCTCGCGAGCGCGTGGAAGTGCCCGACGGTCGGCACGGCACGCCACCGCTCGAAGCTCGAGGCCGCGGACGGGCTCGGGCTCACCCGCGGCGTGCTCGCGCCGTCGCCGTTCGACGCGCACGCCCTCGCGCAGCAGATCACGGAGGTCGCAGGACCGTGCGACGTGACGATCGATCTCGTCGGCGGCTCGTATCTCGAGACCGACGTCCACGCGGCCGCGCCGCGCGGGCGCATCGTGCTCGTCGGCACGCTCGCGGGCGGTTCGTCGGCGTTCCCGATCCTCGTCGCGATGGGCAAGCGCCTCACCGTGATGGGGACGGTCCTGCGCGCGCGGTCGAACGCGGAGAAGGCCGAGGTGACCGACGCGTTCGCGGTCGACGTCGCGCCGCTGCTCGGCGACGGAGGCATCGCGCCCGTCGTCGACGAGATCGTCCCGCTCGCCGACGCGGAACGCGCCTACGAGCGGCTCGCGTCCGACGAGACGTTCGGCAAGGTGATCCTCGACTGCACGTGA
- a CDS encoding wax ester/triacylglycerol synthase family O-acyltransferase gives MPETTDGSRDGSVRRMTDTEYVMWTLDDDPALRSDFVNVTVLASRPDEARLRAKVVGALRAVPNFADRVVTAPLRLAPPEWQPPREIDLDYHLRKVAVPAPGGMRELLDLAAVLAATPFDRTRPLWEFTLVEGLADGRVALLEKVHHAITDGVGALKLSMSLVDFEADPPATRTTSDEIADDDVPLAGLVVDDPVDRTTLVDTVADALSFVVRRQLGLARWSLRATADLLAHPQDVAERAADTAALLASVRRQVLITEPGRSRLFATRSIARRYETFTVPFEPARQAARALGGTLNDLYVAGVAGALGRYHERLGSPVDELRMAMPVNLRSDGMASAGNAFAPTRVLVPVVPKDPKERFDAVRARLAGLRDEPALGAVGSLSSLLATLPPAALVAMARLQSGTIDFATSNLRGSPVDLYTGGARIVANYPMGPREGCPLNVTMLSYGGELQMGLNLDPAAVTDPDALLACLREAFDDLLLAGT, from the coding sequence ATGCCCGAGACCACGGACGGCTCCCGCGACGGCTCGGTGCGCCGCATGACGGACACCGAGTACGTCATGTGGACGCTCGACGACGACCCTGCGCTGCGGTCGGACTTCGTGAACGTGACGGTCCTCGCGTCGCGGCCCGACGAGGCCCGCCTGCGCGCGAAGGTCGTCGGCGCGCTGCGCGCCGTGCCGAACTTCGCGGACCGTGTCGTCACGGCGCCGTTGCGACTCGCGCCGCCCGAGTGGCAGCCGCCCCGCGAGATCGACCTCGACTACCACCTGCGCAAGGTCGCGGTGCCGGCCCCGGGCGGGATGCGCGAGCTGCTGGACCTCGCCGCGGTGCTCGCCGCGACGCCGTTCGACCGCACCCGCCCGTTGTGGGAGTTCACGCTCGTCGAAGGGCTGGCCGACGGTCGGGTCGCGCTCCTCGAGAAGGTGCACCACGCGATCACCGACGGCGTCGGCGCGCTGAAGCTGTCGATGTCGCTCGTCGACTTCGAGGCCGATCCCCCCGCCACGCGCACGACGTCGGACGAGATCGCCGACGACGACGTCCCGCTCGCCGGTCTCGTCGTCGACGACCCCGTCGACCGCACGACGCTGGTGGACACGGTCGCCGACGCGCTCTCCTTCGTGGTGCGCCGGCAGCTCGGGCTCGCGCGGTGGAGCCTGCGCGCGACGGCGGATCTCCTCGCTCACCCGCAGGACGTCGCCGAGCGAGCGGCGGACACGGCGGCCCTGCTCGCCTCCGTCCGGCGCCAGGTGCTGATCACCGAACCGGGCCGGTCGCGCCTGTTCGCGACACGTTCGATCGCGCGGCGCTACGAGACGTTCACCGTGCCGTTCGAGCCCGCGCGTCAGGCGGCCCGCGCGCTCGGCGGGACGCTCAACGACCTGTACGTGGCCGGCGTCGCGGGCGCGCTCGGTCGCTACCACGAGCGGCTGGGCTCACCCGTGGACGAGCTGCGCATGGCGATGCCCGTCAACCTCCGGTCCGACGGCATGGCGAGCGCGGGCAACGCGTTCGCGCCGACGCGCGTGCTCGTACCCGTCGTCCCGAAGGACCCCAAGGAGCGGTTCGACGCCGTGCGGGCGAGGCTCGCGGGGCTGCGCGACGAGCCCGCGCTCGGCGCGGTCGGCTCGTTGTCCAGCCTGCTCGCGACGCTCCCGCCCGCCGCGCTCGTCGCGATGGCTCGCCTCCAGTCGGGCACGATCGACTTCGCGACCTCGAACCTGCGCGGGAGTCCCGTCGATCTCTACACCGGCGGCGCGCGCATCGTCGCGAACTACCCGATGGGGCCGCGCGAAGGATGCCCGCTGAACGTCACGATGCTCTCCTACGGCGGCGAGCTGCAGATGGGCCTGAATCTCGACCCGGCCGCGGTGACGGATCCGGACGCGCTGCTCGCGTGCCTGCGCGAGGCGTTCGACGACCTGTTGCTCGCCGGGACCTGA
- a CDS encoding DsbA family protein has product MPRSFAVTWDYRCPFARNGHEAVVNALREGRDLDVRFLPFSLDQAHVEEGEAPVWERRPGEWGTGVLALLYGIAVRDSFPERFLDFHVEAFAARHDHGLKLGHEDVLRDVCTKVGLDPDAVASEAHSGRPLKTLAAEHTEAVDNWSVFGVPTFIAGDEAVFVRFMERGRVDDLDRALDLLDWTRLNEFKRTRIPR; this is encoded by the coding sequence GTGCCGCGCTCGTTCGCCGTGACCTGGGACTATCGCTGCCCGTTCGCCCGGAACGGTCACGAGGCCGTCGTGAACGCGCTCCGCGAGGGGCGCGACCTCGACGTCCGCTTCCTGCCGTTCTCGCTCGACCAGGCCCACGTCGAGGAGGGCGAGGCCCCGGTGTGGGAACGCCGGCCCGGTGAGTGGGGCACGGGCGTGCTCGCGCTCCTCTACGGGATCGCCGTGCGCGACTCGTTCCCGGAGCGGTTCCTCGACTTCCACGTCGAGGCGTTCGCGGCCCGTCACGACCACGGGTTGAAGCTCGGTCACGAGGACGTCCTGCGCGACGTGTGCACCAAGGTCGGCCTCGACCCCGACGCCGTCGCGAGCGAAGCGCACTCCGGTCGTCCGCTGAAGACGCTCGCCGCGGAGCACACCGAGGCGGTCGACAACTGGTCGGTGTTCGGCGTGCCGACGTTCATCGCCGGCGACGAGGCGGTCTTCGTCCGGTTCATGGAGCGCGGGCGCGTCGACGACCTCGACCGCGCGCTCGACCTGCTCGACTGGACGCGCCTCAACGAGTTCAAGCGCACACGGATCCCGCGATAA
- a CDS encoding phosphatase PAP2 family protein: protein MAPTRARGLRERVHAIDDAVDAWALAHRGPVADAVFYGLSSAADHSILWFALGALQSAKRGDITRGLRLATAIAGESILTNGIVKSFFRRVRPPSDSDGPLPYGMRRPITSSFPSGHATSAFMAAVMLSEGTSLGPLLFALATLVSASRVYVRLHHASDVAAGAAFGLALGLVARRVIPDPSR from the coding sequence ATGGCTCCCACGCGAGCACGCGGTCTGCGGGAACGCGTCCACGCGATCGACGACGCGGTCGACGCGTGGGCGCTCGCGCACCGCGGGCCGGTCGCGGACGCCGTCTTCTACGGCCTCTCGAGCGCGGCCGACCACAGCATCCTCTGGTTCGCGCTCGGCGCGCTGCAGTCGGCGAAGCGGGGCGACATCACGCGAGGGCTGCGCCTCGCGACGGCGATCGCGGGCGAGTCGATCCTGACGAACGGCATCGTGAAGAGCTTCTTCCGGCGCGTCCGGCCGCCGAGCGACAGCGACGGGCCGCTGCCGTACGGGATGCGACGCCCGATCACGAGCTCGTTCCCGTCGGGCCACGCGACCTCCGCGTTCATGGCCGCGGTGATGCTGTCCGAGGGGACGAGCCTCGGGCCGCTCCTCTTCGCGCTCGCCACACTCGTCTCCGCGAGCCGCGTGTACGTCCGGCTGCACCACGCGTCGGACGTCGCGGCGGGCGCCGCATTCGGGCTCGCGCTCGGGCTGGTCGCCCGCCGGGTGATCCCCGATCCTTCACGGTGA
- a CDS encoding PD-(D/E)XK nuclease family protein, translated as MGVALPGSLSPSSVSSFKDCPLAFRFAYVDRLPEPPSAAASKGTLVHRALEHLMCRAPAERTLDAALDDLARARADLQDHPDLTGLDLTVDEWEAFHTDARRMVERYFELEDPTTVHPIGLELKLAAKIGKVTLRGIIDRLEIADDGEWVVTDYKTGSVPSEQRERSRLAGVHMYALLCEQMLGRRPARVQLLYLSKPEAIIAEPTEQSVTGVARRTSAIWSAIERACATEDFRPSPGPLCTYCAFQPYCPAYGGDPLLARELLGPGTVIEPTLPLANAS; from the coding sequence ATGGGCGTCGCACTGCCGGGATCCCTGTCGCCGAGCTCCGTCTCGTCGTTCAAGGACTGCCCGCTCGCGTTCCGGTTCGCCTACGTCGACCGGCTGCCGGAGCCCCCCTCGGCCGCCGCGAGCAAGGGCACGCTCGTCCACCGCGCGCTCGAGCACCTCATGTGCCGCGCGCCCGCCGAGCGCACCCTCGACGCCGCGCTCGACGACCTCGCCCGGGCCCGCGCCGACCTCCAGGACCATCCCGATCTCACCGGTCTCGACCTCACGGTCGACGAGTGGGAAGCGTTCCACACCGACGCGCGACGCATGGTCGAGCGGTACTTCGAGCTCGAGGACCCGACGACGGTGCACCCCATCGGGCTCGAGCTCAAGCTCGCCGCCAAGATCGGCAAGGTCACGCTGCGGGGGATCATCGACCGGCTCGAGATCGCCGACGACGGCGAGTGGGTCGTCACCGACTACAAGACCGGTTCCGTGCCCTCCGAGCAGCGCGAGCGGTCGCGTCTCGCCGGCGTGCACATGTACGCGCTCCTCTGCGAGCAGATGCTCGGCCGGCGTCCCGCGCGCGTGCAGCTCCTCTACCTGTCGAAGCCCGAGGCGATCATCGCCGAGCCCACGGAGCAGTCGGTGACGGGCGTCGCGCGCCGCACCAGCGCGATCTGGTCGGCGATCGAGCGCGCGTGCGCGACCGAGGACTTCCGACCGAGCCCCGGGCCGCTGTGCACCTACTGCGCGTTCCAGCCGTACTGCCCCGCCTACGGCGGCGACCCGCTGCTCGCGCGCGAGCTGCTCGGGCCGGGCACGGTCATCGAGCCGACGCTGCCGCTCGCCAACGCGAGCTGA
- a CDS encoding GrpB family protein, giving the protein MSTDDWLIGGHERRAIVIEPYDPAWPVRFAHERACITDALGPAARRVEHIGSTSVPGLGAKPIVDILVVVDDVDDVRVGDALELAGYVLRVREPGHRMFRRPDRSVHVHLWPTGSDDVRRHLLFRDRLRVDAGDRARYEAIKRELARCDWDDMNDYADAKSAVVAEITARAEAWAARTGWQP; this is encoded by the coding sequence ATGAGCACGGACGACTGGCTGATCGGCGGGCACGAGCGCCGTGCGATCGTCATCGAGCCGTACGACCCGGCGTGGCCCGTGCGCTTCGCGCACGAGCGCGCGTGCATCACCGACGCGCTCGGTCCGGCGGCGCGACGCGTCGAGCACATCGGGTCGACGAGCGTCCCCGGTCTCGGCGCGAAGCCGATCGTCGACATCCTCGTCGTGGTCGACGACGTCGACGACGTGCGCGTCGGGGACGCGCTCGAGCTCGCGGGCTACGTGCTGCGCGTGCGCGAGCCCGGACACCGCATGTTCCGCCGGCCCGACCGCTCCGTGCACGTCCACCTCTGGCCGACCGGGAGCGACGACGTCCGTCGCCATCTCCTGTTCCGTGACCGGCTGCGCGTGGACGCCGGCGACCGGGCCCGCTACGAGGCGATCAAGCGCGAGCTCGCGCGGTGCGACTGGGACGACATGAACGACTACGCGGACGCCAAGTCGGCCGTCGTCGCCGAGATCACCGCACGAGCCGAGGCGTGGGCGGCGCGTACCGGCTGGCAGCCGTGA
- a CDS encoding LLM class F420-dependent oxidoreductase, whose product MKIDTGLPAGTLDAGERAREAEEVGFDGLLAAETSHDPFFPVLLAAERTERVELGTGIAVAFARNPMTLANVGYDLQLYSKGRFVLGLGSQVKAHIEKRFSMPWSHPAPRMREMILAMRAIWASWNDGEKLDFRGEFYRHTLMTPFFDPGPNPYGSPKIHLAAVGGLMAEVAGEVADGVILHGFTTERYVREVTMPALERGFAKSGRDRASFEIGGPLFVVTGTNEEEFAAAKQGTKQQIAFYGSTPAYRGVLELHGWGDLQTELNSLSKQGEWVKMGELIDDEMLSTFAVVGQPEEIPGKMLARYGDLVDRLSFYAPYRSDPERWAGVLEGFKAAG is encoded by the coding sequence ATGAAGATCGACACGGGACTTCCTGCCGGGACGCTCGACGCGGGCGAGCGGGCGCGCGAGGCCGAGGAGGTCGGCTTCGACGGTCTCCTCGCGGCCGAGACGAGCCACGACCCGTTCTTCCCGGTCCTGCTCGCCGCCGAGCGCACGGAGCGCGTGGAGCTCGGCACCGGCATCGCGGTCGCGTTCGCCCGCAACCCGATGACGCTCGCGAACGTCGGCTACGACCTGCAGCTGTACTCGAAGGGCCGCTTCGTCCTCGGCCTCGGCAGCCAGGTCAAGGCCCACATCGAGAAGCGGTTCTCGATGCCGTGGTCGCATCCCGCGCCGCGCATGCGCGAGATGATCCTCGCGATGCGCGCCATCTGGGCGAGCTGGAACGACGGCGAGAAGCTCGACTTCCGTGGCGAGTTCTACCGCCACACGCTCATGACACCGTTCTTCGATCCTGGCCCGAACCCCTACGGCAGCCCGAAGATCCACCTCGCGGCCGTCGGCGGGCTGATGGCCGAGGTCGCCGGTGAGGTCGCCGACGGCGTCATCCTCCACGGGTTCACGACCGAGCGGTACGTGCGCGAGGTGACGATGCCCGCGCTGGAGCGCGGGTTCGCGAAGTCGGGCCGCGACCGCGCGTCGTTCGAGATCGGTGGCCCGCTGTTCGTCGTCACGGGGACGAACGAGGAGGAGTTCGCGGCGGCGAAGCAGGGCACGAAGCAGCAGATCGCGTTCTACGGGTCGACGCCCGCGTACCGGGGCGTGCTCGAGCTGCACGGTTGGGGCGATCTGCAGACCGAGCTCAACTCGCTGTCGAAGCAGGGCGAGTGGGTGAAGATGGGTGAGCTGATCGACGACGAGATGCTCTCGACGTTCGCGGTCGTCGGCCAACCCGAGGAGATCCCGGGCAAGATGCTCGCCCGGTACGGCGACCTCGTCGACCGGCTGAGCTTCTACGCCCCGTACCGCAGCGATCCCGAGCGCTGGGCCGGCGTGCTCGAAGGGTTCAAGGCCGCGGGCTGA
- a CDS encoding alpha/beta hydrolase has translation MPPEHSETIDAGDVRLTVHHWGGAHDAPPVLLAHPTGFHGVVWEPVATRLVARGHRVWSFDFRGHGTSDRSPDGYGWDGFARDALAVTRHLALDGDPSLLAVGHSKGATALLLGEADHAGTYPRLWCYEPIMFATTDPMTADFDNPLTTGARRRRAIWDSPAQAERAFASKPPLDVLHADALHAYVAHGLRRSEDGAHYVLACHPQDEAEVYAMAPVHGMFARLPEVDAPTLVACGEHSDAIPPRLAQQIADRLPNAGLEVFEGLGHFGPLEDPERAVASIVAWADVSPRP, from the coding sequence GTGCCCCCGGAACACTCGGAGACCATCGACGCCGGTGACGTCCGGCTCACGGTGCACCACTGGGGCGGCGCGCACGACGCGCCGCCGGTGCTGCTGGCGCACCCGACCGGGTTCCACGGCGTCGTGTGGGAGCCGGTCGCGACGCGGCTCGTCGCTCGCGGTCACCGTGTCTGGTCGTTCGACTTCCGCGGCCACGGAACGAGTGACCGCTCCCCGGACGGGTACGGGTGGGACGGCTTCGCGCGCGACGCGCTCGCCGTGACGCGCCACCTCGCGCTCGACGGTGATCCGTCGTTGCTCGCGGTCGGGCACTCCAAGGGCGCGACCGCGCTGCTGCTCGGTGAGGCCGACCACGCCGGCACGTACCCGCGACTCTGGTGCTACGAGCCGATCATGTTCGCGACGACCGACCCGATGACGGCCGACTTCGACAACCCGTTGACGACGGGCGCGCGCCGTCGCCGTGCGATCTGGGACTCACCCGCACAGGCCGAGCGCGCGTTCGCGTCGAAGCCGCCGCTCGACGTGCTGCACGCCGACGCGCTCCACGCGTACGTCGCGCACGGCCTGCGCCGCTCGGAGGACGGCGCGCACTACGTCTTGGCGTGCCATCCGCAGGACGAGGCCGAGGTGTACGCGATGGCGCCGGTGCACGGGATGTTCGCCCGGCTCCCCGAGGTCGACGCGCCGACGCTCGTCGCGTGCGGCGAGCACAGCGACGCGATCCCGCCGCGCCTCGCGCAGCAGATCGCGGACCGTCTGCCGAACGCCGGGCTCGAGGTGTTCGAGGGCCTGGGCCACTTCGGGCCGCTCGAGGACCCGGAGCGCGCGGTCGCGTCGATCGTCGCGTGGGCGGACGTCAGCCCGCGGCCTTGA
- a CDS encoding nuclear transport factor 2 family protein — translation MTSDEDAVSAANAAFYGAFEARDLDAMADVWDRTDRATITHPGWPTLYGWAKVAGSWDAIFRHTPYIQFFLMNERVHVMGDVGWVTLEENILQATGAGGAVVQEELDAARVAAVNVFVRTEGRWRMVLHHGAPIAATDEDADDEA, via the coding sequence GTGACCAGCGACGAGGACGCGGTCTCCGCCGCGAACGCCGCGTTCTACGGCGCGTTCGAGGCGCGCGACCTCGACGCGATGGCCGACGTGTGGGACCGCACCGACCGGGCGACGATCACACATCCGGGCTGGCCGACGTTGTACGGGTGGGCGAAGGTCGCAGGGTCGTGGGACGCGATCTTCCGCCACACGCCCTACATCCAGTTCTTCCTGATGAACGAGCGCGTCCACGTCATGGGCGACGTCGGGTGGGTGACGCTCGAGGAGAACATCCTGCAGGCGACCGGCGCGGGCGGCGCGGTCGTGCAGGAGGAGCTCGACGCCGCGCGCGTCGCGGCCGTCAACGTGTTCGTGCGCACCGAGGGCCGGTGGCGCATGGTGCTCCACCACGGCGCGCCGATCGCGGCGACCGACGAGGACGCGGACGACGAGGCGTGA
- a CDS encoding LLM class flavin-dependent oxidoreductase, protein MRFGLFLAPFHPVGQNPTLALERDLELIQHLDALGFDEVWIGEHHSAGYEIIGSPEVFIATAAERTKHIKLGTGVNSLPYHHPLLLADRMVLLDHLTRGRAMLGCGPGQLTSDAHMLGIPAEAQRPRMHEALDAIMRLLRGEIVTQETEWFTLRDARLQLRPYSDPCFDIAVAASISPTGAIAAGTHGVGLLSIAATTAQGFDALGTHWNAWAETAEEHGHVADRAKWRLVGPMHLAETKEQARKDVEYGIVEFSKYFTHVLPAGPVRGDTAEEIIENVDADGFAVIGTPDDAIAKIDSLVEQSGGFGTFLFFGHEWADREATRRSFELFAQYVMPRYQDQLGPPAESCEWVTGSGSYFVNQAATSIMAAIQDHAEKKQAKQSPVS, encoded by the coding sequence ATGCGATTCGGCCTCTTCCTCGCGCCCTTCCACCCGGTCGGTCAGAACCCGACGCTCGCCCTCGAGCGTGATCTCGAGCTGATCCAGCATCTCGACGCGCTCGGCTTCGACGAGGTGTGGATCGGCGAGCACCACTCGGCGGGCTACGAGATCATCGGCTCGCCGGAGGTGTTCATCGCGACGGCGGCCGAGCGCACGAAGCACATCAAGCTCGGCACGGGCGTGAACTCGCTGCCGTATCACCACCCGCTGCTGCTCGCCGACCGCATGGTCCTCCTCGACCACCTGACGCGCGGCCGGGCGATGCTCGGATGCGGACCCGGTCAGCTGACCTCGGACGCGCACATGCTCGGCATCCCGGCCGAGGCGCAGCGGCCGCGGATGCACGAGGCGCTCGACGCGATCATGCGGCTGCTGCGCGGCGAGATCGTCACGCAGGAAACGGAGTGGTTCACGTTGCGCGACGCGCGCCTGCAGCTCCGTCCGTACAGCGATCCCTGCTTCGACATCGCGGTCGCGGCGTCGATCTCCCCGACGGGCGCGATCGCGGCGGGCACGCACGGTGTCGGGCTGCTGTCGATCGCGGCGACGACCGCGCAGGGCTTCGACGCCCTCGGCACGCACTGGAACGCGTGGGCGGAGACGGCGGAGGAGCACGGGCACGTCGCGGACCGCGCGAAGTGGCGTCTGGTCGGGCCGATGCACCTCGCCGAGACGAAGGAGCAGGCGCGCAAGGACGTCGAGTACGGGATCGTCGAGTTCTCGAAGTACTTCACGCACGTGCTCCCCGCGGGACCGGTGCGCGGTGACACCGCGGAGGAGATCATCGAGAACGTCGACGCCGACGGCTTCGCGGTGATCGGCACGCCCGACGACGCGATCGCCAAGATCGACTCGCTGGTCGAGCAGAGCGGCGGGTTCGGCACGTTCCTGTTCTTCGGTCACGAGTGGGCGGACCGGGAGGCGACGCGCCGGAGCTTCGAGCTGTTCGCGCAGTACGTCATGCCGCGCTACCAGGACCAGCTCGGTCCTCCCGCGGAGTCGTGCGAGTGGGTGACGGGCAGTGGCAGCTACTTCGTCAACCAGGCCGCGACGTCGATCATGGCCGCGATCCAGGACCACGCCGAGAAGAAGCAGGCGAAGCAGTCGCCCGTGAGCTGA
- a CDS encoding helix-turn-helix transcriptional regulator, with amino-acid sequence MDAAVTIKTARRRAGLSLRALARRAGTSHATLRAYETGAKEPGVETLTRIARAAGFEPEVELRPSVAGVDRAARGRELVDALELAAMFPARHEPVLSYPRFPGA; translated from the coding sequence GTGGACGCCGCCGTGACGATCAAGACCGCCCGGCGCCGGGCCGGACTCTCGCTGCGCGCGCTCGCCCGCCGGGCGGGGACGTCGCACGCCACGCTCCGGGCCTACGAGACGGGTGCGAAGGAGCCGGGCGTCGAGACGCTCACCCGCATCGCCCGCGCCGCCGGGTTCGAGCCCGAGGTCGAGCTGCGGCCGAGCGTCGCGGGCGTGGATCGCGCGGCCCGCGGGCGCGAGCTGGTCGATGCGCTCGAGCTCGCCGCGATGTTCCCGGCGCGCCACGAGCCGGTTCTGAGCTACCCGCGCTTCCCGGGCGCGTGA
- a CDS encoding carboxyl transferase domain-containing protein: MTWEPELDELRRREAMVREMGGEEKVAKHHAAGKLTVRERIDHLLDPGSFHEVGALTGKATYEDGRLIELTAANFVMGRGRIDGRPVVVGGDDFTVRGGAADASIFQKQVHAERMANELRLPIVRLVDGSGGGGSVKSLEQMSRSYVPFNPGWEWVVDNLSTVPVVAMALGSVAGLGAARVVTSHYSLMVRGTSQVFVAGPPVVARLGEDVDKETLGGADVHGRNGVVDDVADSEDDAFARARRFLSYLPSSVYDVASRASHVGDAHDRRDESLLSAIPRDPRKVYDARKIIASVVDRGSFFEIGRGYGRSAITGLARLDGWPVALLAGDPYFYGAGWTADAAQKVTRFVDLADTFHLPVVHLVDNPGFVIGTAAERAATIRHGARALAAIHQATVPWCSVILRKVYGVAGAAHQNASRLSYRFAWPSGDWGSLPLAGGIEAAYKAQLDTAEDRDAMLADIERRLNASRSPFRTAEAFLVEEIVDPRDTRPLLCEFAELAAPLREPGRRARGLRP; this comes from the coding sequence GTGACGTGGGAGCCCGAGCTCGACGAGCTGCGCCGGCGCGAGGCGATGGTGCGCGAGATGGGCGGCGAGGAGAAGGTCGCCAAGCACCACGCGGCCGGGAAGCTCACGGTGCGCGAGCGCATCGACCACCTTCTCGACCCGGGATCGTTCCACGAGGTGGGCGCGCTCACGGGCAAGGCGACGTACGAAGACGGACGCCTCATCGAGCTGACCGCCGCGAACTTCGTCATGGGACGCGGGCGGATCGACGGCCGGCCCGTCGTCGTCGGCGGCGACGACTTCACGGTGCGCGGCGGCGCCGCGGACGCGTCGATCTTCCAGAAGCAGGTCCACGCGGAGCGAATGGCGAACGAGTTGCGCCTGCCGATCGTCCGCCTCGTCGACGGCTCGGGCGGCGGCGGGTCGGTGAAGTCGCTCGAGCAGATGTCGCGCAGCTACGTGCCGTTCAACCCGGGGTGGGAGTGGGTCGTCGACAACCTGTCGACCGTTCCGGTCGTCGCGATGGCGCTCGGTTCGGTCGCGGGCCTCGGCGCGGCGCGCGTCGTCACGAGCCACTACTCGCTCATGGTCCGCGGCACGTCGCAGGTGTTCGTCGCGGGCCCGCCGGTGGTCGCGCGCCTCGGTGAGGACGTCGACAAGGAGACACTCGGTGGTGCCGACGTGCACGGTCGCAACGGCGTGGTCGACGACGTCGCGGACAGCGAGGACGACGCGTTCGCGCGCGCACGCCGATTCCTGTCGTACCTGCCGTCGTCGGTGTACGACGTGGCGTCACGCGCGTCGCACGTGGGCGACGCGCACGACCGGCGCGACGAGTCGCTGCTGTCCGCGATCCCGCGCGACCCGCGCAAGGTGTACGACGCGCGAAAGATCATCGCGTCGGTCGTCGACCGCGGCTCGTTCTTCGAGATCGGGCGCGGCTACGGGCGCTCGGCGATCACGGGCCTCGCCCGACTCGACGGGTGGCCCGTAGCGCTGCTCGCCGGCGACCCGTACTTCTACGGGGCGGGGTGGACAGCCGACGCCGCGCAGAAGGTGACGCGCTTCGTCGACCTCGCGGACACGTTCCACCTGCCGGTCGTCCACCTCGTCGACAATCCCGGCTTCGTCATCGGGACCGCAGCCGAGCGCGCCGCGACGATCCGGCACGGCGCGCGAGCGCTCGCCGCGATCCACCAGGCGACCGTGCCGTGGTGCTCGGTGATCCTGCGCAAGGTGTACGGCGTCGCGGGCGCCGCGCACCAGAACGCGTCACGGCTCTCGTACCGGTTCGCGTGGCCGTCGGGCGACTGGGGCAGCCTGCCGCTCGCGGGCGGCATCGAGGCTGCGTACAAGGCCCAGCTCGACACGGCGGAGGATCGTGACGCGATGCTCGCCGACATCGAGCGACGGCTGAACGCGTCGCGCTCGCCGTTCCGCACGGCCGAGGCCTTCCTCGTCGAGGAGATCGTCGACCCGCGTGACACGCGTCCGCTGTTGTGCGAGTTCGCCGAGCTCGCCGCGCCGCTGCGCGAGCCCGGGCGGCGGGCCCGGGGGCTGCGACCGTGA